One Verrucomicrobiia bacterium DNA window includes the following coding sequences:
- a CDS encoding aspartyl protease family protein, with protein sequence MAVLVAGCVTSRQQALSPEQEQQLRQNLVTPVEAGLTITHRQGAVVVRWREMVRPEDPVTVPMIRREENSHQPRIFVRLNGGRAVPVVVDTGAPVNLLEADTALDNFVQTLDPQHLRHAFQGLAGAEEAWFGMVRQVTIGPELALRNVFTAIRGARHERRLGGWLPVERWKGDALGMSTLSQFAFVQLDYRGGAVTFSHREYFAPPAAAVAQAPLIWTNAQLRVPLRLGGREYAALVDTGNDAALMLSSNVVQALGWAGLAAKGRREVYVGLGGERVLRRFSVPEMRLGEAVFQRVPAVSGPEEFGVVLGSGFFYRYCVTLDLRRRQMWVEQGRRR encoded by the coding sequence TTGGCGGTACTGGTCGCCGGATGCGTAACCAGCCGCCAACAGGCGCTTTCTCCCGAACAAGAACAACAACTGCGGCAAAATCTGGTGACGCCCGTAGAGGCAGGCTTGACCATTACTCACCGGCAGGGGGCTGTAGTGGTGCGTTGGCGCGAAATGGTGCGACCTGAAGATCCTGTGACCGTGCCCATGATTCGCCGGGAGGAGAATTCCCATCAGCCCCGCATCTTTGTGCGATTAAATGGCGGGCGCGCTGTGCCTGTGGTGGTGGATACCGGGGCGCCGGTGAATCTTTTGGAGGCCGACACCGCCTTGGACAATTTTGTGCAAACATTGGACCCCCAGCACCTGCGGCATGCCTTCCAAGGACTGGCGGGCGCGGAAGAGGCCTGGTTCGGCATGGTGCGACAGGTGACCATTGGTCCGGAACTGGCCCTTCGCAATGTTTTTACGGCGATTCGTGGCGCCCGGCACGAGCGGCGCCTGGGCGGATGGCTGCCCGTGGAACGTTGGAAGGGAGATGCCTTGGGCATGTCCACCTTGAGCCAGTTTGCTTTCGTACAGCTTGATTATCGTGGGGGTGCCGTCACGTTTTCGCATCGTGAATACTTTGCTCCTCCTGCGGCGGCAGTGGCGCAGGCGCCGTTGATTTGGACAAACGCTCAGTTGCGCGTGCCGTTGCGGCTGGGGGGGCGGGAGTACGCCGCGCTGGTGGATACCGGCAATGATGCCGCGCTCATGCTCAGCTCCAATGTGGTGCAGGCCTTGGGGTGGGCTGGGTTGGCGGCCAAGGGTCGGCGCGAGGTGTATGTGGGCTTGGGGGGCGAGCGCGTGTTGCGCCGCTTTAGCGTGCCGGAGATGCGTTTGGGGGAGGCCGTCTTTCAGCGGGTGCCTGCGGTCAGCGGGCCGGAGGAATTTGGGGTGGTGCTGGGCAGCGGTTTTTTTTACCGCTACTGCGTGACATTGGATTTGCGCCGCCGTCAGATGTGGGTGGAACAAGGCCGCAGGCGTTGA
- a CDS encoding DUF434 domain-containing protein, producing MSKKPTHRGVAPEDGELFETRHQPALRAAMQDLCWLLDRDYALQSAVELVGNRYNLTARQRLALKRCACTASAQADRLARQAPVEALRGETLWLDGFNVLLAVEVALSGGVILRGRDGCYRDVAGVHAHYHRVAETEPALRLIAQVTRQLGVVECRWYLDRPVSNSGRLKHLMLDLAETEGWPWQVELVLNPDHVLVHSESLVATADSAVLDRCRRWVNLTGWIIHHYTPKARVVDLSLQV from the coding sequence ATGAGCAAGAAACCTACTCATCGCGGAGTGGCGCCGGAGGATGGCGAGTTGTTTGAAACGCGCCATCAGCCGGCCTTGCGGGCAGCCATGCAAGATTTGTGCTGGTTGTTGGATCGGGATTACGCCCTCCAATCCGCGGTGGAGCTGGTGGGTAATCGCTACAATCTCACCGCGCGCCAGCGGCTTGCGCTCAAACGGTGTGCCTGCACGGCGTCCGCGCAGGCGGACCGCCTCGCCCGCCAGGCGCCCGTGGAGGCGCTGCGGGGTGAAACGCTCTGGCTGGATGGATTCAATGTGTTATTGGCGGTGGAGGTGGCTCTGTCTGGTGGCGTGATTTTGCGGGGGCGTGATGGTTGTTACCGTGATGTGGCGGGGGTGCATGCCCATTACCACCGGGTGGCCGAAACGGAGCCTGCCTTGCGGTTAATTGCGCAGGTGACACGACAATTGGGAGTCGTTGAATGTCGCTGGTATCTGGACCGTCCGGTTTCCAACAGTGGCCGCTTGAAACATTTGATGCTCGACTTGGCCGAAACGGAGGGTTGGCCCTGGCAGGTGGAGCTGGTGCTTAATCCAGATCACGTTCTGGTACATAGTGAAAGTCTGGTGGCCACGGCCGACAGCGCGGTGCTGGATCGTTGCCGGCGATGGGTCAATTTGACCGGTTGGATAATTCATCATTATACGCCAAAGGCCAGGGTGGTGGATTTATCGCTCCAGGTTTAA